One Solidesulfovibrio fructosivorans JJ] genomic window carries:
- the trpA gene encoding tryptophan synthase subunit alpha: MSQSILTTRIMEALAAGRKALIPFLPGGFPDKERFFDELDALDAGGADIIEIGVPFSDPVADGPVVEKASLDCLLNGTCLSWLLHELERRKGRYKAGLVLMGYYNPFLQYGLENLAEDAAAAGVSGFIVPDLPLEEAGPMAETLGKHDLDLIPLVGLNTSEERLAAYAAHARGFVYFVSVLGTTGMRETLPAEIAEHLASVRRIFDVPVALGFGIKSPEQLIPFGDSIDAVVFGSALIAHIETGGTAAEFMQRWRS; the protein is encoded by the coding sequence ATGAGCCAGTCCATTCTCACCACACGCATCATGGAGGCGCTGGCGGCCGGCCGCAAGGCGCTCATTCCGTTTCTGCCCGGAGGCTTTCCGGACAAGGAACGCTTTTTCGACGAACTCGACGCGCTGGATGCCGGCGGCGCGGATATCATCGAGATCGGCGTGCCCTTTTCCGACCCCGTGGCCGACGGCCCGGTGGTGGAAAAAGCCTCCCTCGATTGCCTTTTAAACGGCACCTGCCTGTCCTGGCTGCTCCACGAGCTCGAACGCCGCAAGGGCCGCTACAAGGCCGGCCTCGTGCTCATGGGCTACTACAATCCCTTTCTCCAGTACGGCCTGGAGAATCTTGCCGAGGATGCGGCGGCGGCCGGGGTGTCGGGCTTCATCGTCCCGGACCTGCCCCTGGAGGAAGCCGGCCCCATGGCCGAGACCCTGGGGAAACACGACCTGGACCTGATCCCGCTGGTCGGGCTCAACACCTCCGAGGAGCGCCTCGCCGCCTACGCGGCCCATGCCCGGGGATTCGTCTACTTCGTCTCCGTGCTCGGCACCACGGGCATGCGCGAGACGCTGCCGGCCGAAATCGCCGAGCACCTCGCCTCGGTGCGCCGCATCTTCGACGTGCCCGTGGCCCTCGGGTTCGGCATCAAATCCCCGGAACAGCTCATCCCCTTCGGCGACAGCATCGACGCCGTGGTCTTCGGCTCGGCGCTGATCGCCCACATCGAGACCGGCGGCACGGCCGCCGAATTCATGCAGCGCTGGCGCAGCTGA
- a CDS encoding LysE family translocator gives MHLQNYTAYLTALTASMLTPGPAMLQALTLGVRHGCRPVVFVALGNVCATLVQIVVTLYGLSLLGREPWLLRAASLAGAVYIAWLGFVLWRTGARRIAPDAAGDRPPLVSLALQGAGVAAVNPKAWGFLGALMPPFAAAGMPAVPDIALLAAPICLLAFGGMLAYARFGAFLATALASPRAARRFFRTVAATLWACAGYFAFG, from the coding sequence ATGCACCTTCAAAACTACACCGCCTATCTCACCGCCCTGACCGCCAGTATGCTCACCCCCGGCCCGGCCATGTTGCAGGCGCTGACCCTCGGCGTGCGCCACGGCTGCCGGCCCGTCGTTTTCGTGGCCCTGGGCAACGTCTGCGCGACGCTCGTCCAGATCGTCGTCACCCTGTACGGGCTTTCGCTGCTCGGGCGCGAGCCGTGGCTGCTTCGCGCGGCAAGCCTTGCCGGCGCGGTCTACATCGCCTGGCTGGGGTTCGTCCTGTGGCGGACCGGGGCCAGACGCATCGCCCCGGACGCCGCCGGCGACCGGCCGCCGCTTGTTTCCCTCGCCCTGCAAGGCGCGGGCGTGGCCGCGGTCAACCCCAAGGCCTGGGGTTTTCTCGGCGCGCTCATGCCGCCCTTTGCCGCCGCCGGAATGCCGGCCGTGCCCGACATCGCGCTTCTGGCCGCGCCCATCTGCCTGCTCGCCTTCGGCGGCATGCTGGCCTATGCCCGGTTCGGGGCCTTCCTGGCCACGGCGCTGGCCTCGCCGCGCGCGGCAAGGCGCTTTTTCCGCACCGTGGCCGCGACGCTTTGGGCCTGCGCCGGCTACTTCGCTTTCGGATAA
- a CDS encoding hybrid sensor histidine kinase/response regulator has translation MPQCAKVLFVDDDQAVLDGVRRGLCRAYDVATALGPLEGLRVLSENGPFAVVVSDLRMPGMDGVTFLRKAKEIAPEAVPIMLTGHGDLTTAMAAVNEGHIFRFLTKPCPTPNLSRALDAALAHYRLAATEKELLRVTLENARLKEDVERIMRHDLKTPLSAIISLPQVLRMADNLDDEQRDMLALIEESGYLILSMVNLSTALYKMERDQYALEPTDVNLVPIIEKNFGFFADTAQNRDLTLALTADGAPIPPGGGFTVRGEELLCFSMLANLITNAVEASPRGGTVSVDLGREGGMARIAIANAGPVPECVRDCFFDKYATAGKPKGTGLGTYSAKRIAMAHGGDIAMETDGAGTRVTVRLPVA, from the coding sequence ATGCCCCAATGCGCCAAGGTGCTTTTCGTCGACGACGATCAGGCCGTGCTCGACGGCGTGCGGCGGGGGCTTTGCCGCGCCTACGACGTGGCCACGGCCCTGGGGCCTCTGGAAGGGCTGCGGGTCCTTAGCGAGAACGGCCCCTTCGCCGTGGTCGTCTCGGATCTGCGCATGCCGGGCATGGACGGGGTGACCTTCCTGCGAAAAGCCAAGGAGATCGCCCCGGAGGCCGTCCCCATCATGCTCACCGGCCACGGCGACCTGACCACGGCCATGGCCGCGGTCAACGAAGGCCATATCTTCCGCTTTCTGACCAAACCCTGCCCGACCCCCAACCTGTCGCGCGCCCTGGACGCGGCCCTTGCCCATTACCGGCTGGCGGCCACGGAAAAGGAACTCCTGCGGGTGACCCTGGAAAACGCCCGGCTCAAAGAGGATGTGGAACGCATCATGCGCCACGACCTCAAAACGCCGCTGTCCGCCATCATCAGCCTGCCCCAGGTCCTCCGCATGGCCGACAACCTCGACGACGAGCAGCGCGACATGCTCGCCCTCATCGAGGAGTCCGGCTACCTGATCCTGTCCATGGTCAACCTGTCCACGGCGCTCTACAAGATGGAACGGGACCAGTACGCGCTCGAGCCGACGGACGTGAACCTGGTCCCCATCATCGAAAAAAATTTCGGCTTCTTCGCCGACACGGCCCAAAACCGCGACCTGACCCTCGCCCTGACCGCGGACGGCGCGCCGATCCCGCCGGGGGGCGGCTTCACGGTGCGCGGGGAGGAGCTTTTATGCTTCTCCATGCTGGCCAACCTCATCACCAACGCGGTGGAGGCCTCGCCGAGGGGCGGCACGGTGTCCGTGGACCTCGGCCGCGAAGGCGGCATGGCCCGCATCGCCATCGCCAACGCCGGCCCGGTGCCCGAGTGCGTGCGCGACTGCTTTTTCGACAAGTACGCCACCGCCGGAAAGCCCAAGGGCACGGGGCTCGGCACCTACTCGGCCAAGCGCATCGCCATGGCCCACGGCGGCGACATCGCCATGGAAACCGACGGCGCGGGCACGCGCGTCACGGTGCGCCTCCCGGTCGCCTGA
- a CDS encoding response regulator yields the protein MDIPSAIAILIVDDQQPMRKTIAYILRQLGFKNLNYAEDGEMAWEIINRDPVDLVLLDWNMPRMSGLTLLERIRKSERFAKVPVVMITAEANEEHVMTAIGAGVTNYVVKPFSPDVLARKIREAWGSPNVRRPGGAP from the coding sequence GTGGACATCCCTTCCGCCATCGCCATCCTCATTGTCGACGATCAGCAGCCCATGCGCAAGACCATCGCCTACATCCTGCGCCAGCTCGGCTTCAAGAACCTCAATTACGCCGAGGACGGGGAAATGGCCTGGGAGATCATCAACCGCGATCCGGTGGACCTCGTGCTGCTCGACTGGAACATGCCGCGCATGTCGGGGCTCACGCTCCTTGAGCGCATCCGCAAAAGCGAGCGTTTCGCCAAGGTGCCCGTGGTCATGATCACGGCCGAAGCCAACGAGGAACACGTCATGACGGCCATCGGCGCCGGGGTGACCAATTACGTGGTCAAGCCGTTTTCCCCGGACGTGCTGGCGCGCAAGATCCGGGAAGCCTGGGGCTCGCCCAATGTCAGGCGACCGGGAGGCGCACCGTGA